From a region of the Oscarella lobularis chromosome 7, ooOscLobu1.1, whole genome shotgun sequence genome:
- the LOC136189034 gene encoding tigger transposable element-derived protein 6-like, giving the protein MASSKKVKRNDLTLETKHEVVKFAERNPKLGLRKLAEQFKCGKTQISTILQNKADIVKLYEENVLSKACHTRKRIRESRFADVNETLYEWFCLAVSKRLFPDGPILREKAKEIAEAMGVQNFKASNGWFEKWKTRHNIKKVTVSGESGDVSGATVESWKERLPNILEGYSPENVWNIDESGVFWRTLPVKGFARKAKEAKGGKQAKERLTVAFIVNASGGSESKPIVIWKYENPRCFKRLDKSSLDVNYFSQKKAWMTGKILNSVLSDINAKLRASNRFVLLLMDNAGCHPADLAEKFSNIKVVFLPANTTSVLQPLDLGIIKNFKDHYRSLLLKYVIAKIDEATCASEIAKSLTILYAIRWVAAAWKRVSPETIKKCFRKAGVTNVDFEIVSADNYEEDPFADLEEDQSAGELNFLIRQLTDEENVPDAAEIEKDLPICEEFSDVTWEEEFFARLQSEDEIADITEDDDGLGEVVREPKLKRFKDAVDCLEEVQLFLEGKGCCEEARAASGLLNRVVEIHYQKLSLQTLYLPLFI; this is encoded by the exons ATGGCGTCTTCGAAAAAGGTCAAACGAAACGATCTCACTCTTGAAACGAAGCACGAAGTTGTGAAGTTTGCGGAGAGAAACCCAAAACTTGGCTTAAGGAAACTTGCTGAGCAATTCAAGTGCGGCAAAACGCAGATAAGCACTATCCTTCAGAACAAAGCTGACATCGTGAAGCTTTACGAAGAGAACGTTCTAAGTAAGGCGTGTCACACGAGAAAACGGATTCGGGAATCTCGATTTGCCGACGTGAACGAAACATTGTACGAGTGGTTTTGTCTTGCAGTGTCGAAAAGGCTTTTTCCTGACGGTCCAATATTGCgtgaaaaagcaaaagaaattgcaGAAGCAATGGGTGTTCAAAACTTTAAAGCTAGCAACGGTTGGTTTGAAAAGTGGAAGACAAGGCATAACATAAAGAAAGTAACAGTGAGCGGAGAATCTGGCGATGTCAGTGGAGCAACGGTGGAGTCGTGGAAGGAACGCCTCCCTAACATTTTGGAAGGATATTCACCAGAGAATGTGTGGAATATTGATGAATCCGGCGTGTTTTGGCGAACTTTACCGGTGAAGGGCTTTGCCCGGAAGGCCAAGGAAGCGAAAGGAGGAAAGCAAGCTAAAGAACGACTGACGGTTGCGTTCATTGTCAACGCTTCGGGAGGAAGTGAGTCGAAGCCCATTGTTATTTGGAAATACGAAAATCCTCGTTGCTTTAAACGTCTTGACAAGAGCTCTCTGGACGTCAACTATTTTAGCCAAAAGAAAGCTTGGATGACTGGAAAAATTCTCAACAGCGTGCTTTCTGATATCAATGCAAAATTGCGAGCctcgaatcgtttcgttcttcttctgatgGATAATGCTGGATGTCATCCTGCTGATTTAGCTGAAAAATTTTCCAACATCAAAGTGGTTTTTCTGCCTGCAAACACTACGTCAGTTTTGCAACCTTTAGATCTTGGAATAATTAAGAACTTTAAGGATCATTATCGCAGCCTACTTTTAAAGTATGTCATTGCTAAGATTGACGAGGCAACGTGCGCATCGGAAATAGCGAAATCGCTCACAATTCTATACGCTATTCGGTGGGTTGCTGCAGCATGGAAACGCGTATCTCCAGAAACGATCAAGAAGTGCTTTCGAAAGGCTGGCGTaacgaacgtcgactttgaAATAGTTTCTGCTGATAATTATGAAGAAGATCCTTTCGCGGATTTGGAAGAAGACCAAAGTGCTGGTGAACTGAACTTTCTGATTCGCCAACTGACAGATGAAGAGAATGTGCCTGACGCGGCGGAAATCGAAAAGGACCTTCCAATTTGTGAAGAATTTTCAGATGTAACGTGGGAAGAAGAGTTTTTTGCGAGGCTGCAATCGGAGGATGAAATAGCTGACATCaccgaagacgatgacggctTGGGCGAAGTAGTGAGAGAACCAAAACTTAAGCGTTTCAAAGATGCTGTTGATTGCTTAGAAGAAGTTCAATTGTTTTTGGAAGGAAAGGGTTGTTGTGAAGAAGCTCGAGCAGCAAGCGGTCTTCTAAATCGGGTCGTTGAAATTCACTATCAGA AATTATCTCTGCAAACGCTCTATTTGCCGCTCTTCATTTAA
- the LOC136189036 gene encoding recombining binding protein suppressor of hairless-like, producing MAAALSSMKSSARIWDAANLNLLVRMSYSDGKDIGVFLLRLAKVLLAPSERKMCFKLTNSDLIIRIGSQVAIFDRLGSLKVSPQYLHADGTTLHLFDENEGENIRFLKGVVHYGQTVKLVCTKTGRDLPLMVIRKVEKQ from the exons ATGGCCGCCGCTCTTAGTAGTATGAAATC ATCTGCAAGAATATGGGACGCAGCTAACCTGAATTTGCTTGTGAGGATGTCCTATAGCGACGGAAAGGACATTGGCGTCTTTCTCTTGCGCCTTGCCAAGGTTTTGTTGGCGCCGTCGGAAAGGAAAATGTGCTTCAAGTTGACCAATTCAGATC ttatTATTCGGATCGGTTCCCAAGTGGCTATCTTTGATCGACTCGGATCGCTGAAAGTCAGCCCTCAATACCTTCACGCCGACGGAACTACTCTCCACCTCT TCGATGAAAATGAAGGTGAAAATATCCGCTTTCTCAAAGGAGTTGTTCACTACGGTCAAACGGTGAAGCTCGTCTGCACGAAGACTGGACGGGATCTGCCTCTAATG gtcATTCGCAAGGTGGAAAAACAGTGA
- the LOC136189037 gene encoding uncharacterized protein has product MVDLKKRLNVSFAGELGVDQGGPSKEFFNSLNKAIVSNENGLQLIEGEDDNKWPVHDTAALSCGMYRVLGRIMGHAITHGATALPGVSSAAIAYLITGNVDDATEKLVFEDLCDPELRQTIVAIMQANNDDEINAIVATEVWQLMYCSGFNAVQITTKNRSEAAQVAIVHDTLLKRKGELDDIRLRMQEIKDFLGRDLLDYLDKHDLDVPSLFPKIRTTAKAESVIALIRAACGAKTETENSAAAIRAKTFFLQLIRSLDDDYDDDVNIAALLQFWTGISYIPPAQKYLEVGYQEGKGDFLLAQTCFQRIYLPVAHKTFEDFAKAARASISKGQGFGLY; this is encoded by the exons ATGGTAGACCTAAAGAAACGTCTGAATGTGTCTTTTGCGGGCGAACTTGGTGTCGATCAAGGCGGCCCATCTAAGGAATTTTTTAATTCACTCAACAAGGCTATTGTGTCAAACGAGAACGGCTTGCAGTTAATTGAAG GAGAAGACGACAACAAGTGGCCTGTGCATGACACTGCGGCCCTTTCATGTGGCATGTACCGTGTTCTGGGTCGAATAATGGGCCACGCAATAACTCACGGTGCTACAGCACTTCCTGGAGTCTCATCAGCTGCCATCGCGTACCTAATAACGGGAAATGTTGATGACGCAACCGAGAAGCTCGTGTTCGAAGACTTGTGTGATCCTGAATTGAGACAAACCATCGTGGCG ATTATGCAGGCGAACAATGATGACGAAATAAATGCCATAGTGGCAACAGAAGTGTGGCAGTTAATGTACTGTTCGGGCTTCAACGCCGTTCAAATTACGACAAAAAATCGATCTGAGGCCGCACAAGTTGCAATAGTTCACGACACACTGTTGAAACGAAAAGGCGAGCTTGACGACATTCGCCTACGAATGCAGGAGATTAAAGATTTTCTTGGACGCGATTTGCTTGATTACTTAGACAAGCACGACTTAGACGTTCCGTCTCTGTTTCCGAA AATTCGAACAACTGCTAAGGCTGAAAGCGTCATTGCGCTTATACGCGCCGCATGCGGAGCGAAGACGGAAACAGAGAACTCGGCCGCGGCAATTCGAGCAAAAACATTCTTTTTGCAGTTAATACGCTCCCTTGATGATGACTACG acgacgacgtcaatattGCGGCTCTGCTTCAGTTTTGGACGGGCATCAGCTATATCCCTCCTGCGCAGAAATACCTCGAAGTGGGCTATcaggaaggaaaaggagattttcttttagcacAGACGTGCTTTCAGAGGATCTATCTGCCTGTGGCTCACAAGACGTTTGAAGATTTTGCCAAGGCAGCCCGCGCTAGCATCAGTAAAGGCCAAGGGTTTGGTctgtattaa